The proteins below come from a single Candidatus Planktophila dulcis genomic window:
- a CDS encoding sugar ABC transporter substrate-binding protein, producing the protein MTKRRNAVAAVIASAALALTGFVSASSASAAGAQVGVILPDAASSARWETADRVFLAAAFKKAGVTADIQNANGDKAKFATIADQMLAKGVKVLIMAGLDSPSTAAIQAKAAKSGVKTIDYDRLTLAGSASYYVSFDNVAVGKLQGQGIKSCLDKAGKKSASIVYLNGSPTDNNATLFKQGYDSVLRPMIKSGAYKLVDDQAVPDWDNAKGGVIFEQQLTKAGGKLDAVVSANEGLGLAAVAVLKKNGLNGKVCVSGQDATADGLAAILTGDLSNTVYKGIKAQANATATLAVALVKGTKVTTAKGKTNDGKRDVPSVLLVPVGITKANVKVVIADGFQTRAAVCKIATEAVCKANGI; encoded by the coding sequence ATGACAAAGCGTCGTAACGCAGTAGCAGCGGTCATTGCATCAGCTGCTCTTGCACTCACAGGCTTCGTTTCAGCATCATCAGCTTCAGCTGCTGGCGCACAGGTTGGCGTAATCCTTCCTGATGCTGCTTCATCAGCTCGCTGGGAAACTGCTGACCGCGTCTTCCTTGCTGCTGCATTTAAGAAGGCTGGCGTAACAGCTGACATTCAGAATGCAAATGGCGATAAGGCGAAGTTCGCAACAATCGCAGATCAGATGCTCGCTAAGGGCGTCAAGGTCTTGATCATGGCTGGACTTGATTCACCATCAACAGCTGCAATCCAAGCTAAGGCTGCAAAGTCTGGCGTTAAGACAATCGATTACGATCGTCTAACACTTGCAGGATCAGCTTCATATTACGTTTCATTCGATAACGTTGCAGTTGGAAAGCTTCAAGGACAAGGCATCAAGTCATGTCTCGATAAGGCTGGCAAGAAGTCAGCTTCAATCGTTTACTTGAACGGTTCACCAACAGATAACAACGCAACACTCTTCAAGCAGGGTTACGACTCTGTTCTTCGCCCAATGATCAAGTCAGGTGCTTACAAGCTCGTTGACGATCAGGCTGTTCCAGACTGGGACAACGCTAAGGGTGGAGTTATCTTCGAACAGCAGCTCACAAAGGCAGGCGGAAAGCTTGATGCAGTTGTATCAGCTAACGAAGGTCTTGGACTTGCAGCAGTTGCAGTTCTTAAGAAGAACGGTCTTAACGGCAAGGTATGCGTATCAGGTCAGGATGCAACAGCAGACGGACTTGCAGCAATCCTTACTGGTGACCTTTCAAACACTGTTTACAAGGGCATCAAGGCACAAGCTAACGCAACAGCAACACTTGCAGTTGCATTGGTAAAGGGCACAAAGGTCACAACAGCTAAGGGCAAGACAAACGATGGAAAGCGTGATGTTCCATCAGTTCTTCTTGTTCCAGTTGGAATCACAAAGGCTAACGTCAAGGTTGTCATCGCTGATGGCTTCCAGACACGTGCAGCTGTTTGTAAGATTGCAACAGAAGCAGTTTGTAAGGCAAACGGTATCTAA
- the argS gene encoding arginine--tRNA ligase produces the protein MPSLADQLSADIQVAVAAAFSQGLIEGSAPESITLERPKNRDHGDYATSIALQLAKAAGKNPREIATILQGAIASIAGVAKVDIAGPGFINITLDRASQAELVRTILTNKYEYGRGLALAGVKINLEFISANPTGPLHLGHTRWAAVGDSLGRVLSAAGAQVTREFYINDRGRQMDLFGQSVQASAQGKPIPEDGYQGDYITDLAKEVLAENPAISTSEEFREAAYKVQLSQQQKVLETFHTKFDIWFSERSLHESGAVEHAVEKLRKQGHVFELDGAVWLRTTDFGDDKDRVILKEDGDLTYFASDTAYYINKRERGFDICIYMLGADHHGYIHRLKATAACAGDDANYNVEIMIGQLVKIMEGGQELKLSKRAGTIITLEELVEKVGVDAARYTLIRYPVDTPMVMDIDVLRRNTNENPVYYVQYAHARIAGVLRNTAELGIKSDLAAFDPSQLSHDRENELLGALAEYPRVVASAAEFREPHRVARYLEELAGVYHGFYADCRVLPLGDETIAPIHSARAALSAATMQVIANGLDLLGVSAPERM, from the coding sequence ATGCCCAGCCTTGCAGACCAGCTCTCAGCCGACATTCAGGTTGCTGTTGCGGCTGCATTTTCACAGGGGCTCATAGAGGGCTCGGCACCTGAGAGCATCACTCTTGAGCGACCTAAAAATCGAGACCATGGCGATTACGCCACCTCCATCGCACTGCAACTAGCGAAGGCTGCCGGCAAGAATCCGCGCGAGATCGCGACCATCCTGCAGGGTGCAATCGCTTCCATCGCAGGAGTCGCCAAAGTAGATATCGCAGGACCTGGTTTTATCAACATCACTTTGGACCGCGCCAGCCAAGCTGAACTTGTTCGCACCATTCTTACTAATAAATATGAATACGGTCGTGGCCTTGCGCTCGCCGGCGTAAAGATCAACCTCGAATTTATTAGCGCCAACCCAACTGGGCCTTTGCACTTGGGGCACACACGTTGGGCAGCAGTCGGTGATTCACTCGGTCGCGTCTTAAGCGCTGCAGGCGCACAGGTAACGCGCGAGTTCTATATCAATGACCGTGGTCGCCAGATGGATTTATTTGGCCAATCTGTTCAAGCATCAGCTCAAGGAAAACCAATCCCTGAAGATGGGTACCAAGGAGATTACATTACGGATTTGGCAAAGGAAGTACTGGCTGAAAATCCTGCAATTTCGACAAGTGAAGAGTTCCGTGAAGCGGCATATAAAGTCCAGCTCTCACAACAGCAAAAAGTTCTTGAAACTTTCCATACAAAATTCGATATCTGGTTCTCAGAGCGCTCGCTCCATGAGTCAGGTGCTGTTGAACATGCCGTTGAGAAATTACGCAAGCAGGGACATGTCTTTGAATTAGATGGCGCAGTCTGGCTTCGCACAACAGATTTTGGTGATGACAAAGATCGTGTGATTCTTAAAGAAGATGGCGATCTCACATACTTCGCTTCAGATACTGCTTATTACATCAATAAGCGCGAACGAGGATTTGATATCTGCATCTACATGCTCGGTGCAGATCACCATGGCTATATCCATCGCTTGAAAGCAACGGCTGCGTGCGCAGGAGATGATGCCAATTACAACGTTGAGATCATGATTGGCCAGCTTGTGAAGATTATGGAAGGTGGGCAAGAGCTCAAACTTTCAAAGCGCGCCGGAACCATCATCACTCTGGAAGAGCTGGTTGAAAAGGTGGGCGTTGATGCTGCTCGTTACACCCTTATTCGCTATCCCGTGGACACACCGATGGTGATGGATATTGATGTGTTGCGCCGCAATACAAATGAGAATCCTGTGTATTACGTGCAATACGCGCACGCCCGCATCGCTGGAGTCTTGCGCAATACCGCTGAGCTTGGAATCAAATCTGATCTTGCAGCATTTGATCCATCACAACTTTCTCACGATCGCGAAAATGAATTACTGGGTGCCCTTGCTGAATACCCACGCGTTGTTGCAAGTGCTGCAGAATTTCGCGAGCCGCACCGCGTTGCTCGCTATCTTGAAGAACTTGCTGGGGTCTATCACGGCTTCTATGCAGATTGCCGAGTTCTTCCTTTAGGTGATGAAACAATTGCACCTATTCACTCAGCACGCGCAGCACTATCTGCGGCAACGATGCAAGTGATTGCAAACGGCCTCGACCTATTAGGTGTCTCTGCGCCGGAGAGGATGTAA
- the lysA gene encoding diaminopimelate decarboxylase encodes MSMNMWSKNASLAGGTLSLAGIPAAQLAKDFGTPSFFLDEDAYRSRALAWHNGLHSEFGPNAGTIYYAAKSFICTAVAQWIADIGIGIDVCTGGELAVALNGGIDPKKIEVHGNNKSVAEIDRAVSVGVKTIVMDSLFEIERVAAAAKKHGVRQAVMLRLTPGIEAHTHEKISTAHEDVKFGFSIASGAAWAAVESVATHPELELLGVHCHIGSQIFGSEAHEIATDRLIGFMAKYRDAYKSELPELDLGGGFGIAYIDGDVTVEPSDVLPQIHAAVKKACAQHNLAIPLVSLEPGRNIVGPTMFTLYEVGTVKDVVVDGGKIRKYVSVDGGMSDNARTALYDAQYTAVIAQRNSTAPLALTRLVGKHCETGDIIINEIQLPSDVAPGDLIATPATGAYGRSMASNYNHVPRPPVVAVKDGKARVIVRRENEADLLSLDVKE; translated from the coding sequence ATGTCGATGAATATGTGGTCAAAGAATGCATCCCTTGCTGGCGGAACCTTGAGCCTTGCTGGAATCCCTGCTGCTCAATTAGCAAAAGATTTTGGAACTCCAAGCTTCTTCCTTGATGAAGATGCATACCGTTCACGTGCCCTTGCTTGGCACAATGGATTGCACTCTGAATTTGGTCCGAATGCAGGCACTATTTATTACGCCGCAAAGTCCTTTATCTGTACTGCTGTTGCACAATGGATTGCTGATATCGGAATCGGTATCGATGTCTGCACAGGGGGAGAACTCGCTGTTGCGCTGAACGGTGGAATTGATCCAAAGAAGATTGAAGTGCATGGCAACAATAAATCTGTAGCTGAAATTGATCGCGCAGTCTCTGTTGGAGTTAAGACCATCGTGATGGACTCACTCTTTGAAATCGAACGCGTTGCAGCGGCTGCAAAAAAGCATGGAGTGCGCCAAGCGGTGATGCTTCGTCTGACCCCTGGCATTGAAGCCCACACTCACGAGAAGATTTCCACTGCACATGAAGATGTGAAGTTTGGCTTCTCTATTGCATCAGGGGCAGCATGGGCTGCTGTTGAATCTGTTGCAACACATCCTGAACTTGAACTCCTTGGGGTGCATTGCCATATTGGTTCACAGATCTTTGGTTCTGAAGCGCATGAGATTGCCACAGATCGCCTTATTGGATTTATGGCCAAGTATCGCGATGCCTATAAGAGTGAATTGCCGGAGCTAGACCTTGGTGGTGGATTTGGTATTGCCTATATCGATGGTGATGTCACTGTTGAACCTAGTGATGTTTTGCCGCAGATACATGCAGCGGTGAAGAAGGCATGTGCTCAGCACAACCTTGCAATCCCATTGGTATCACTGGAGCCAGGGCGCAATATTGTGGGACCTACGATGTTTACTCTGTATGAAGTGGGAACTGTCAAAGACGTTGTTGTAGATGGTGGAAAGATTCGTAAGTACGTCTCTGTCGATGGCGGCATGAGCGATAACGCACGTACTGCTCTTTATGATGCGCAATACACAGCAGTGATTGCACAGCGCAATTCAACTGCACCTTTGGCGCTGACTCGTCTTGTTGGAAAGCATTGCGAAACAGGCGACATCATTATTAATGAAATTCAACTTCCATCAGATGTTGCCCCTGGTGATCTCATTGCAACCCCAGCTACAGGTGCATATGGTCGCAGTATGGCTAGTAATTACAATCATGTGCCAAGACCACCTGTTGTTGCAGTAAAAGATGGAAAAGCCCGCGTAATTGTGCGCCGAGAAAATGAGGCAGACCTGCTCTCACTTGATGTGAAAGAATAG
- a CDS encoding homoserine dehydrogenase yields the protein MSPADKPVRVGMLGCGVVGSQVARLLLSDTAELSTRAGVKIELTRIAVRTIKDYPGLNPALFTTDPFSIVNDPDIDLIVEVMGGIEPARELAMTAINNRKSIVTANKALLASHGADLFTAAYAKGEDIYYEASVAGAIPIIRPLRDSLAGDFVTRLMGIVNGTTNYILTKMHEDNREFDDVLKEAQALGYAEADPTADIEGFDAAAKAAILSGLAFHTRVTVDDVYREGISKITLEDVSIAKSMDHVIKLLAIAELTPADEISVRVHPVMIDKSHPLASVRDAFNAVFIEAESAGPLMFYGRGAGGQPTASAILGDIVAVSRHIALNSIGQRETDYADRDIAPIETTKTKFLIRLEVEDKSGVLAAIAKVFADQGVSIQTVDQNGRHQDAELIIVTHRATEGELKATVEALKKMPMVTKISSVIRVEGAIS from the coding sequence ATGAGCCCCGCAGATAAACCAGTTCGCGTTGGCATGCTCGGCTGCGGCGTTGTCGGAAGCCAAGTAGCCCGCCTGCTCCTTTCAGATACAGCTGAACTCTCTACTCGCGCTGGCGTCAAGATTGAACTCACTCGCATTGCAGTGCGCACAATTAAAGATTACCCAGGATTAAACCCGGCTCTCTTCACAACAGATCCATTCTCGATTGTGAATGATCCAGATATCGATTTGATCGTTGAAGTTATGGGTGGAATTGAACCTGCTCGCGAACTTGCAATGACTGCAATTAACAATCGCAAATCTATTGTTACAGCGAATAAAGCACTCCTTGCTAGCCACGGCGCAGATCTATTTACAGCAGCTTATGCAAAAGGTGAAGATATTTACTACGAGGCCTCCGTTGCAGGTGCTATTCCAATTATTCGTCCCCTTCGCGATTCTTTAGCCGGTGACTTTGTCACTCGCTTGATGGGTATCGTCAATGGAACAACAAATTACATTCTCACAAAGATGCATGAAGATAATCGTGAATTCGATGATGTCCTTAAAGAAGCTCAGGCACTTGGATATGCAGAGGCAGATCCGACTGCAGATATTGAAGGATTTGATGCTGCTGCAAAGGCTGCGATTCTCTCTGGTCTTGCCTTCCACACACGCGTGACAGTCGATGACGTCTATCGCGAAGGAATTTCTAAGATCACTCTTGAAGATGTTTCCATTGCTAAATCAATGGACCATGTCATTAAGTTACTTGCCATCGCAGAGCTCACACCAGCAGATGAAATCTCTGTGCGTGTGCACCCAGTCATGATTGATAAGAGCCACCCTCTTGCATCTGTGCGCGATGCATTTAACGCAGTCTTTATCGAGGCAGAATCTGCCGGGCCTTTGATGTTCTATGGTCGCGGTGCTGGTGGACAACCAACTGCCTCTGCAATTCTTGGAGATATTGTGGCTGTCTCTCGCCATATTGCTTTGAATTCAATTGGTCAACGTGAGACAGATTATGCAGATCGCGATATCGCACCTATTGAAACAACAAAGACAAAGTTTCTTATCCGCCTTGAAGTAGAAGATAAATCAGGTGTTTTGGCTGCAATTGCCAAGGTATTTGCTGATCAAGGCGTCTCTATTCAGACAGTTGATCAAAATGGTCGCCACCAAGATGCTGAACTCATCATTGTTACTCACCGTGCGACAGAAGGTGAACTCAAAGCAACTGTTGAAGCGTTGAAGAAGATGCCAATGGTCACAAAGATCTCTAGCGTTATTCGTGTTGAGGGAGCAATCTCCTAA
- the thrC gene encoding threonine synthase: MGIFSKKSGAHQWRGVIEEYRHRLPVSAKTPVVTLREGGTPLIYACVLSEMLGNNVWVKFEGINPTGSFKDRGMTMAISKAAEDGAKAVICASTGNTSAAAAAYAVKAGMVPAVLIPEGKIALGKLAQAVVHGAKLLQVDGNFDDCLVLARDLSEHYPVSLVNSVNPYRIEGQKTAAFEVVDMLGDAPDIHTMPVGNAGNITAYWKGYNEYRSDKMSTKLPQMWGFQAAGAAPLVTGKPVAKPETIATAIRIGNPASWDQAIAARDESGGLIDSVTDEEILSAYHLLASKEGIFCEPSSAAGLAGLIKYKNAGKLPKDKTIVITCTGNGLKDIPWALEGAADPVVVPVNADVAAKALGLVKN, from the coding sequence ATGGGAATCTTTTCAAAGAAGTCAGGTGCGCATCAGTGGCGTGGAGTCATTGAGGAATATCGCCACCGGTTGCCTGTCTCTGCCAAGACTCCTGTCGTGACTTTGCGTGAAGGAGGAACACCTCTTATCTATGCATGCGTTCTCTCTGAAATGCTCGGAAACAATGTCTGGGTGAAGTTCGAAGGAATTAACCCAACAGGATCCTTTAAAGATCGCGGTATGACTATGGCGATTTCAAAGGCAGCAGAAGATGGCGCCAAAGCAGTTATCTGTGCTTCAACTGGAAATACTTCAGCGGCTGCGGCTGCCTATGCAGTTAAAGCTGGCATGGTTCCTGCAGTTCTTATCCCTGAAGGCAAAATTGCATTGGGCAAGCTCGCACAAGCTGTTGTGCATGGAGCAAAGTTGTTGCAAGTTGATGGAAACTTTGATGATTGTCTCGTTCTTGCTCGAGATCTTTCTGAGCACTATCCAGTCTCACTTGTGAATTCAGTCAATCCATATCGTATTGAAGGCCAGAAGACAGCAGCCTTTGAAGTCGTAGATATGTTGGGTGATGCTCCAGATATTCATACTATGCCAGTGGGTAATGCAGGAAATATCACTGCATATTGGAAGGGCTATAACGAATACCGCAGCGACAAGATGTCTACGAAGTTGCCACAGATGTGGGGATTCCAAGCTGCAGGTGCCGCACCTCTCGTAACAGGTAAGCCGGTTGCAAAGCCAGAGACAATTGCTACAGCAATCCGAATTGGAAATCCAGCATCATGGGATCAAGCAATTGCTGCCCGTGATGAATCAGGCGGGCTCATTGATTCTGTCACTGATGAAGAAATTCTCTCTGCCTATCACCTTCTTGCATCGAAGGAAGGAATCTTCTGTGAGCCATCATCTGCTGCAGGCCTTGCTGGGCTTATCAAATATAAGAATGCAGGCAAGCTTCCTAAAGATAAGACAATCGTAATTACCTGCACAGGCAATGGCCTAAAAGATATTCCGTGGGCACTAGAAGGTGCAGCAGATCCTGTTGTTGTCCCCGTTAATGCAGATGTTGCCGCTAAAGCACTTGGCTTAGTGAAGAACTAG
- the thrB gene encoding homoserine kinase: MAKPTFKANPIQVQVPATSANLGPGFDSFGLAFGMYDRYVAQILDEGGLDIDVTGEGSDEVPRTDKNLLVKAINKGFDYLGGRPKGLAVRALNVIPHGRGLGSSASAIVGGLVLARSLVLTGTDKMSDEALLNLATEMEGHPDNVAAALYGGATIAWQDLVKGKSVAHAVHLPVDPRIKVMAFIPASALATSKARKMLPESIPFADAQRNTSNAAIMTQALTIRPDLLFTATEDFLHQSYRQEAMPSSFALMTKLRAAGIAAFISGAGPTVLALHTEGEDETTQLARAGGAKFEGKSLEIASRGATLL; this comes from the coding sequence ATGGCCAAGCCAACATTTAAAGCTAACCCGATTCAGGTGCAGGTTCCTGCAACCTCTGCCAACTTAGGTCCTGGCTTTGATTCTTTCGGTTTAGCTTTTGGGATGTATGACCGATATGTGGCACAGATTCTTGATGAAGGTGGCCTGGATATCGATGTCACCGGTGAAGGTTCTGATGAAGTTCCTCGCACAGATAAGAACTTGCTCGTGAAGGCAATCAATAAAGGTTTTGACTACCTAGGTGGGCGACCAAAGGGACTTGCAGTGCGCGCACTCAATGTCATTCCACATGGTCGCGGGCTCGGATCTTCAGCATCAGCGATAGTGGGCGGACTCGTTCTCGCACGTTCTCTCGTTCTTACTGGCACAGACAAGATGAGCGATGAAGCACTTCTCAATCTTGCGACTGAAATGGAAGGCCATCCTGATAATGTGGCAGCAGCTCTCTATGGCGGAGCAACTATTGCATGGCAAGATCTTGTAAAAGGTAAATCTGTAGCTCACGCAGTTCACCTACCTGTGGATCCACGCATCAAGGTGATGGCATTTATTCCTGCAAGTGCACTGGCAACATCGAAGGCGCGAAAGATGTTGCCTGAATCAATTCCATTTGCAGATGCTCAGCGCAATACAAGCAATGCTGCGATCATGACTCAGGCGCTCACAATCCGCCCAGACTTACTCTTCACAGCAACAGAGGATTTCTTACATCAGTCATATCGCCAAGAAGCGATGCCTTCATCATTCGCCTTGATGACAAAGCTTCGCGCTGCAGGAATTGCTGCATTTATTTCAGGTGCTGGGCCAACAGTGCTTGCCCTTCACACAGAAGGTGAAGATGAAACTACTCAGCTCGCACGGGCTGGCGGAGCGAAATTTGAGGGTAAATCTCTCGAAATTGCTAGCCGTGGAGCCACCCTGCTATAG
- the rho gene encoding transcription termination factor Rho — translation MTTTEPVRSSSPELSSMTLPKLKEVASQLGIDGAAKLKKDDLVTAIADLQSANREAAKAEREARREARNAKKSNRDNKNSDNSSDEGDEEDSSDSAPSNNERSNDRDDRGGRNRGRDRNRGRDRGNRERGNREEREPVIGEDDVLVPVGGLVDIMDNYSFIRTGGYLPGPDDVYVSQGQVRKYSLRKGDVVTGQVRQLREGETRQKYNPLITLETINGLPYEEARGRVEFGKLVPLYPQERLRLETEPNILTTRVIDLIAPIGKGQRGLIVSPPKAGKTMVLQAIANAITTNNPECHLMVVLVDERPEEVTDMQRSVKGEVIASTFDRPADDHTTIAELAIERAKRLVEMGHDVVVLLDSITRLGRAYNIAAPASGRILSGGVDSAALYPPKKFFGAARNIEDGGSLTILATALVDTGSRMDEVIFEEFKGTGNMELILDRRMADKRIFPAVNVVASGTRKEEILMGAEELNIVWKLRRVLHALEPQAALELLLEKMKGTKSNVEFLMQIQKTTSGPDDSK, via the coding sequence ATGACAACAACAGAACCAGTTCGTTCTAGCAGTCCAGAGCTCTCAAGCATGACCCTTCCTAAGTTAAAGGAAGTTGCGTCTCAGCTCGGTATCGACGGTGCGGCAAAGCTCAAGAAGGATGATCTCGTCACAGCAATTGCAGATCTCCAGTCAGCAAACCGCGAAGCAGCTAAGGCAGAACGAGAAGCACGCCGCGAAGCTCGTAATGCCAAGAAGAGCAATCGCGACAATAAGAATTCAGATAACTCATCCGATGAAGGCGATGAAGAAGATTCATCAGATAGCGCACCATCGAATAATGAGCGCAGCAACGACCGTGATGACCGTGGTGGCCGCAACCGTGGCCGCGATCGCAACCGTGGCCGCGATCGTGGAAATCGCGAACGTGGCAACCGCGAAGAGCGCGAACCAGTAATTGGTGAAGATGATGTCTTGGTGCCAGTAGGTGGCCTTGTCGACATCATGGATAACTACTCATTTATTCGCACAGGTGGATACCTTCCAGGACCTGATGATGTCTATGTCTCACAAGGACAGGTACGTAAGTACAGTCTCCGTAAGGGAGATGTTGTGACAGGTCAGGTTCGCCAATTACGCGAAGGTGAAACTCGTCAGAAGTACAACCCACTTATTACTCTGGAAACAATTAACGGATTGCCATATGAAGAAGCACGTGGCCGCGTTGAGTTTGGAAAGCTTGTTCCTCTCTACCCACAAGAGCGACTACGCCTTGAGACAGAGCCAAATATTCTCACAACTCGCGTTATCGATCTGATTGCACCTATTGGTAAGGGCCAGCGCGGACTTATCGTTTCGCCTCCTAAGGCTGGAAAGACAATGGTCTTGCAAGCAATTGCGAATGCGATCACAACAAATAACCCAGAGTGTCACTTGATGGTTGTTCTTGTTGATGAACGTCCAGAAGAAGTTACAGATATGCAGCGCAGCGTGAAGGGTGAAGTTATTGCTTCGACCTTTGACCGCCCAGCTGATGACCACACAACAATTGCAGAGCTTGCAATCGAGCGCGCAAAGCGCCTGGTTGAAATGGGCCATGATGTTGTTGTTCTTCTTGACTCCATCACACGTCTTGGTCGTGCATATAACATCGCAGCGCCTGCATCAGGCCGCATCCTTTCTGGTGGCGTTGATTCAGCAGCTCTCTACCCACCAAAGAAGTTCTTCGGTGCAGCTCGTAATATTGAAGATGGTGGATCACTGACCATTCTTGCTACTGCGCTCGTTGATACCGGCTCTCGTATGGATGAAGTGATCTTCGAAGAGTTCAAGGGCACAGGAAATATGGAGCTCATCCTCGATCGCAGAATGGCCGATAAGCGCATCTTCCCTGCAGTCAACGTTGTTGCATCAGGAACACGTAAGGAAGAAATCCTTATGGGTGCTGAAGAACTCAACATTGTGTGGAAGCTTCGTCGCGTACTTCATGCACTTGAACCACAAGCAGCTCTCGAGCTCTTGCTTGAGAAGATGAAGGGCACAAAGTCCAACGTCGAATTCTTGATGCAGATCCAGAAGACAACATCAGGACCTGACGACAGCAAGTAA
- the rpmE gene encoding 50S ribosomal protein L31, whose translation MKKDIHPEYKDTQVTCGCGEKFVTRSTVASGSIYVEVCSVCHPFYTGKQRILDTGGRVAKFEERFGKKAAN comes from the coding sequence ATGAAGAAAGATATCCACCCAGAGTACAAAGATACTCAAGTGACTTGTGGTTGCGGTGAAAAGTTCGTTACCCGCTCAACAGTTGCAAGCGGTTCAATCTATGTTGAAGTTTGCTCAGTCTGCCACCCGTTCTACACAGGTAAGCAGCGCATTCTTGATACTGGTGGACGCGTCGCTAAGTTCGAAGAGCGTTTCGGTAAAAAAGCAGCTAACTAG
- the prfA gene encoding peptide chain release factor 1 has translation MANDRFASAHEMVREYQELELKMADPSIHEDQGNARKLGRRYAQLGPVVAGFNAWKSAADDLEAAKEMALEDASFASEIPAMEIIVEAAADKLEELLLPRDPNDDRDVIIEVKAGAGGDESALFAGDLVRMYQRYAEKRGWKIEIIDMTESELGGYKDISMAVKSKGTPEPGTTPYARLKFEGGVHRVQRVPETESQGRIHTSAAGVLVLPEAEEVDVELNMNDVRVDVYRSSGPGGQSVNTTDSAVRLTHVPTGIVVSCQNEKSQLQNKESALRILRARLLADAQEKAEAVAMAERKSQVRTVDRSERIRTYNYPENRLSDHRVNYKANNLDAVLNGELDEVVQALLDADRAAKLSSTN, from the coding sequence ATGGCTAACGATCGTTTTGCATCAGCACATGAAATGGTGCGTGAATATCAAGAGCTTGAGTTAAAGATGGCCGATCCTTCTATCCATGAAGATCAAGGAAATGCCCGCAAGCTTGGTCGCCGTTATGCCCAACTTGGACCTGTCGTTGCAGGATTTAATGCTTGGAAATCTGCAGCCGATGATTTAGAGGCTGCCAAAGAGATGGCTTTAGAGGATGCATCCTTTGCCTCTGAGATTCCAGCGATGGAAATCATTGTTGAGGCTGCTGCAGATAAATTGGAGGAGCTCTTGCTTCCACGCGATCCCAATGATGATCGCGATGTGATTATTGAAGTTAAAGCTGGAGCTGGTGGAGATGAATCCGCGCTCTTTGCAGGTGATTTGGTGCGCATGTATCAGCGCTATGCAGAAAAGCGTGGCTGGAAGATTGAAATCATCGATATGACTGAATCAGAGCTCGGCGGCTATAAAGATATTTCAATGGCTGTTAAATCAAAGGGAACCCCAGAGCCTGGAACTACTCCCTATGCACGACTTAAATTTGAAGGCGGAGTACACCGCGTGCAACGCGTTCCTGAAACTGAGAGCCAAGGCCGTATCCACACATCAGCAGCCGGCGTTCTCGTTCTTCCTGAAGCAGAAGAAGTTGATGTTGAGCTCAATATGAATGATGTGCGCGTAGATGTATATCGTTCATCAGGTCCTGGTGGACAGTCAGTAAATACCACTGACTCTGCAGTTCGCTTGACCCACGTTCCCACCGGCATTGTTGTCTCCTGTCAGAACGAAAAATCTCAGCTTCAGAATAAAGAATCAGCGCTTCGTATCTTGCGTGCTCGTCTTCTTGCTGATGCGCAGGAAAAGGCAGAAGCAGTTGCGATGGCAGAGCGTAAGAGCCAGGTTCGCACAGTCGATCGCTCAGAGCGCATCCGCACATATAACTACCCAGAAAATCGCCTCAGTGATCACCGCGTGAATTACAAGGCGAATAACTTAGATGCAGTGCTCAATGGTGAGCTTGATGAAGTCGTTCAGGCGCTTCTCGATGCCGATAGAGCCGCAAAGCTTTCATCAACGAATTAA